GCCTTGATCGCTCTGTGTCGCTCGCACAGTGGTTGCCTGGCGTCCTCGGCGGGCACTGACCACCAAGCGATGACCTGTGCAATGACCCCTCCCACCTCACTGGACGCCCGACCGGACTGGCGAGCCGTGCCCCTCGGCGACGGGGCATTGCACATCGAATTCGGCCGCACCGCCAAACCGGCGTTTCAGCACCGAGCACGCGCCTTGTCGCGCGCGCTCGGCGAGGCCGACCTGCCCGGCCTGCTCGACCACTTGCCGAGCTACGCAGCGGTGTTGGTGCGCTACGACCCTGACCGCCTGGCGCACGGTGACCTGCTCGCCGCCGTGGCGGAACTGATCAGCCGTGCCGACACCGGCACGACCGCGGGCACGGCCTGGCGCGTACCCGTCTGCTACGACCCTGCCGTCGCCGAGGACATCGGCGAGGCGGCAGACGTCCTCGGCATCAGTGTCGACGCGCTCGTGCGCGCCCACACAGGCACCCGCTTCGAGATTGCACTCTACGGTTTCGCCCCGGGGTGGGCCTACCTCGCCGGCTGCCCCGACAGCCTGAACCTGCCGCGGCGTGAGAAACCGCGCCCACCGACGCCGGACGACGCGGTGATGATCGCCGGGGGTCAGGCCATGATCACCGCCCGCGCGATGCCCACCGGCTGGTATGTCATCGGTCGCATCGCGCAGCCGACACTGCAGCTCGAGGCAGACCCACCGGTGTGTTTCGACGTCGGCGACAGCGTGCAATTCGACGCCGTGGGCCTCGATGACTGGCGCGCGCTCTACGCCCGCGCTTGCGCCGGTGAACGTGTGGCGAC
This genomic stretch from Pseudomonadota bacterium harbors:
- a CDS encoding carboxyltransferase domain-containing protein — translated: MTPPTSLDARPDWRAVPLGDGALHIEFGRTAKPAFQHRARALSRALGEADLPGLLDHLPSYAAVLVRYDPDRLAHGDLLAAVAELISRADTGTTAGTAWRVPVCYDPAVAEDIGEAADVLGISVDALVRAHTGTRFEIALYGFAPGWAYLAGCPDSLNLPRREKPRPPTPDDAVMIAGGQAMITARAMPTGWYVIGRIAQPTLQLEADPPVCFDVGDSVQFDAVGLDDWRALYARACAGERVATPL